TGTCCATAAAACGGTACCTAGCATAATAGTGGCGCCAATATAAAAAGCGATAGTCACTGAAGGTGCCACTTCACCGGCTTTGGCTGCATTCTCTAAGCCGACGACATTAGTCAGAACAAAAGGTAAAATCGAACCTATGATCGCCCCAACATTAATTAATAAAGATTGTACCGAGTAACCTTGGTTACGTTGCTCTGCCGGCACCATGTCCGAAACCAAAGAGCGAAATGGTTGAAAGGCTACATTAAATGAAGCATCCATTAACGCCAGCATGACAGCGCCAAAGATCATGGGCGACATCAGTTGCACAAACAATGGCGCATTGGGCATCATACACATAGCCACAGCCGCAGCAGCCGCACCGCCTAAAATATAAGGATTACGTCGACCGACACCATTCCAAGTGTGATCCGAAGCGGAGCCAACAATAGGTTGAATTATTAACCCCATAATGGGTGCGACTAACCAAAACAGAGAGAGTGAGTGCAGATCAGCACCTAAGTCTGACAAAATACGACTGACATTAGCGTTTTGCAGTGCAAAACCAAATTGCACGCCTAAAAAGCCAAAGCTAACGTTCCAAATTTGCCAAAATGAAAGTTTAGGTTGTTGTTTCATTTAACGATTCCCAGATTTATACCGTCATACAATCCGCTTGATTTAGCCAAAGCCAATTAAACTGTACAAAAAATTAACAAATTTTATTACAGCATGTTTTATGGCGATCCGCGAGAAACAAATCAATACATACGTATGCCATAAAATTTTCTTGCGATTTCAGCCGTTTGATCTTGGAGCCGCAATGTCGAACCCAGTTGTGAAAACGACTTGGTGGGTGTAATCCAATTAAAGGGAATATGCGGCAATATTGCAGGAAGTATTAGCGGGCTAATTCGATTGATTCATTCTTGAATATAAACCTCAGCTTTTTATCCAAATACACAAGTCAGGAGAACAAAACTGATTTGTTTTAACTCTAGTTTTAAGCTGTTTTTATATTTTAGGCATTGGTTTTGAAAAACAATGCCTCATTCCTAAAGGGCTAGAGAGCTATTTTGTTATATTTGGCTTTATGGACAAAACACAGTTAAATCTTTTAACGCTTGTTTATGTTGTTTGTATTGCGGATCGAAACGGCTCACTAAGCGCCAAAATTGGCGACTGTGATCAAGGTGTTTAAGATGGGCTAATTCATGAATAATTACCGAATCAACCACAGGCTCGGGCATAGCAGCCAAGCGCCAATTAAATGCCAGTTCTTGGCGGCTATTACAACTGCCCCATTTAGCTTTGTAGTTTTTAACCTGCCAACTGCGATAACTCAGCGCCATTTGCGCGGCAAGTTCAGGTAAGCGGCTAGTCAAATAACTACTGAGTTGTTGACTGTAAAAGTCTTGTAATAGCTTTTGCAAATAAGCTTGTTGATTATCAATATTGACTCGCGATGAAACAAATAACGCCAAAACATTATCTTGTGTTGCAAAACAAAACTCAGTTTTACTGTGTAAGCTAACCTCTAGTTTAATAGGTTCGCCAAACAGTAAAAATTGGCTATCGCGACTTATCACTTCGTTGTGCGCTTGCTCAGCCAAAATATCACTTTGCTCGGCGAGTTTACTTTCGATCCACGCTTGTTTGCTGTGTACCATATCGCGAATATCGGCCTCGGGTAACCAAGTCGGCACAAGTACCCTAACCTGTCCTTTTTGCACGATCACAGAAATGGTTTTACGGCGCGCAGAGTGCTTGATTAAATAATCGAAAGGCATGAAATAAAAAGCGAGCTATACGGTTACAATGCCAGCAGTATAACCCGCATAGCCTAAGAACTTAACTCTAGTCACTCATATCTGATAGGTTTATGTCGGGTGGCGTGGCTTCGCCACTTAACCGACCTACAAAACAACGTAGGTCGGATAAGCCGCAGGCGCATCCGACGTTAATGGATAACTCAAGCCCCTGTTGCAGGTTGAAACCTAGCAAATAAACATTACGACAAACCAGAAAAAGCGTAATGCACGATTGGGTCGTTATGCCCTCCGATGAGTTAACTAAGAACTTAAATAAGCTTTTACTGGTAACGATTTAGGTAATTTGCTAAAAAAGACAAAAGTATAAAAGTACGTAAGTGTTTTGATAGAAAAACGTGTGCATTGCGTACTGTTGAATTGTTATACAAATCGAGTAACTAGCGAGTAAACATGGATATAAAAGTTATCGTAGCCCTAATCGGATTGCTTGGTGTCTTAGCAAGCGCTTTAGTTCAGTATTTCCTTGGACGGCAGGCTGAGACACGTAAAAAACTTATAGAAATTCGGGCTCAGGCCTACTTAGATCTTGTAAACATCGTTTCAGAAATAGCGAGTTCATCCAAACACAGTGTTTCGCGTCAGCCGAATCAACTCAAGTCACTCACTCAAGCTAAAACTAGAGCCGTGCTTGTTGGTAGTGATGAAGTTGTAGAGGCTATAGAAAATTTCTGGAATAAGTTTGGAATATTAGCTACCGATGAGTCTTTTTCTGCTTTCACTTTAATTGTTCTAGCAATGCGTAAAGATTTAACCGGTAATAATAAAGTTTCAGAAAGCAATTTAAATTCTGCATTATTTGGGAGCAAAGGCAGTGCATAACAAAGTGCTTAGTTTGACCTCCACTGCGGCAAATTAGCACGTCGTTATAAACACTAGTTGAATCATCTTATGGAAGCTGAATTTTTCTACCTTCAAGAAGCTAAGTCTCAAGCTGAATTAGCTGTTTATTCATACCATGAATACGAAAAATACCTTAAGAGTCGTGATACAGAAAAACTGTTTTATTACTTGCATCATTTCGCCTTACATTCGACGAATATTGATAAATTACTTTTTCCTATTCCTAGTAAGCGAAATAATTTTAAATTTCGGCTTGAAATTTTAGAAACGATTCAACAAAAAGTTCAATTTAACTCTACAGAGGTGCGTAAACTGAGAAACCACTTAGAGCATTTTGACGAGCGACTTGATAAATATGTGAAAAATTATAACGGCCAGCCATTTTTTGATAACAATATTTTCACTGGTGTAAAAGGCCTTCCCTTAAACAAAATTACTTATTTAAGAGCCATTGATGGTGATAACTACCTCTTTTACGGTGAGCAATTTAATATAAAGCAAATATATAAAAGTGTTAGCTTAATTTTAAAGGCTTTAAACGCGTACCTTAATGAGTAGTATGTTTAACAAATTAGGGTATGTGGCGCGAAGCCGACACATCATCCCTGTGTTGGACAAACACCTAACTTTGTGGTTTGGATTTCGGTCGGGTGGCGTGGCTTCGCCACTTAACCGACCTACAAAACAACGTAGATCGGATAAGCCGCAGGCGCATCCGACGTTAATGGATAGCTCAAGAGCTGCCAGAATTGTAAACTCCCACCTTTTCAATCATGCCCGCTGGAAACGATTTATTTTAATTTCTGTTTGCAGGGTGTAACAACTGCAACAAAGTCGTGTCGCGATTCGCTGCGCTCATGGCAACCTACGGAGTATTTTTTCTATCTATGTTAAGCTTCAGTGTAATTTTGATTAGTTGAGTTTTATTGCCTCTGATTGCGAGATTATATACCCGTAAATAAAAAGTCGAGTGCTGCGATAATCTCATTTCGAAAAGCACTCAAGTCATTAACTTCTTCCTTTAGTATCTTAGTTGGAACACTAGTGGCCTGTTGAGTGAGAATAACAAAGTCACCCTCTTCAAGGTGAATGATTGGGCACAAATGGCTTGGGGCTGCCCCTTCAAGAAGTTCCAATGGCGTCAATGGAATAACAATTCTTGTATCCAAATTACTCAGAAGATCAGATTGAACATCGACAAAATAAGGGTAAGCTCTCGTTGTAGCCTTATCTTTGTTCTTATAGAGTGAAAATTGCGGCATTAAAACTTCCTATAAGAATCTGAGAATAAGCCATGCTCTTCAGTAAACTTATTGCAAGATTCAACTGCTTCAGTATTTTGGTTAATCCACTCATCACGTAACTTAGCCTTAACTTCTCTCGCTAGCGCTTTTTCCATCGTTGCAGATAAGTTTATGTTTAACCTTTTCGCTTCAGCCAATAGTTCACTGTTTAGGCTAAGGTTTGTTGCTTTCTTAGCGGGTTGTGTAGAACGTACATTTCTCATGGTTTCCACCAATGCGCATACTCAATACGCATAATCTTAGTGAAAAATCGGGCATATAACAAGCCAATAAAAACGGACAAAAATTAACACGTAACAGGGGGGTTAATGTGGCTTGGGTTTATGTCGGGTGGCGTGGCTTCGCCACTTAACCGACCTACATGGATGTTTACGTCGCACAGTATCAACTACCAACCACACCGCCATCGTCTTTCCATATTGCCACCAAAGCCGGACGACAAGGCATATCGTCAGCAAAATCTGGCCAACGGGTGTCTGGTTTATCAAAGGTGCTGTCACCGCCAGGGTGCTGAATAGCGCAAAATAGTGTGGTGTTATCTGGGGTAAAAAACGGCCCGCATAGTTCTGCACCAATCGGACAACGCAAAAAGCGTTTGCTCAAGCCGTGCAATGGGTTATCTACCGGCATGGCCCATAAACCATCGGCAACCCCGTGATCTTCCGCACCGTCGGTCGAAAGCCACAAGTGACCCAAATTATCAAATGCACAATTGTCCGGACACGCTAACCAACCATTGTCGCTGGTGGCGGTGTGATAATTGGTGATGGTTTGCTTGGGGTTACCGGCGAGCAGGGTTAAATCCCATTTAAACACACTGGCGCTGTGATCGCCTTGCGGCGCAATTAATTCAACCACTTGCCCAGCTTTGTTATAAGCGCGCGGGTTAGGTGCATTAAGCTGATCCGGTTTGCGGCTATCATTTTTGGTTAGCATGACATAAACCTTGCCGTTCACCGGATTAACTTCGACATCTTCGGGTCTGTCCATTGGAGTTGCCGCCAGTAAATCGGCTGCTTTGCGCGTATCTAAAGCGATATCGGCTTGCGAGTGAAAACCGTTGGCTGGCGTTAATGGCCCTTGACCATACACCAAAGGTTGCCAGTGCAGGCTGCCGTCTTCACTAAACTGGGCAACCGACAATTCGCCATTGTCTAATAAGGTTAAATTAAAGGCACGATCGGCCGCTGTGTTGCCGGCGCGATAGGTATCACGGCTGATAAAGCGATAGACATATTCAAATTTTTGGTCGTCCCCCATGTAGGCGACAACACGGCCATCGGTATTGATGTGAACATTACAACCTTCGTGTTTAAAGCGGCCTAAACTGGTGAGTTTGCGCGGTTTCGATTGCGCATCAAAAGGATCGATCTCAACTATCCAACCGGCGTGTAAACCCTCTTGTGGATTTTTATCTAAATCCCAACGGTCAAAGTGCAGTCCCCAACTTTTGCGAACATCGCCTTTAAAGCCAAAGCGGCGGTAATTTTCTTGCTCTGGGCAATTGTCGAGATCACCTTTAAAGTATTTATTGATGTTTTCTTCGGCGGTTAGTACGGTGCCCCAAGGCGTCACCCCACCCGCACAATTACCATACGTGCCCCAAGTGTCGACACCATTTTTGCTGTACAAGGTTTTCATGCGTTGATGACCGCGCGCCCACCCCGACAATTGCATAGGCGTTTCGGCTGTAATACGGCGGTTATAACGCGATGCTTTAACAAGCTGCCATTCACCATTGGCTTGGCGCTTAACTTCCACCACAGACAAACCGTGTGCGGCAAGGTCTATTTTGGTTTGCTCCAAGCTTAGGTCAGCATCCTTTGGAGAACCCGGATGCATTAAATGCGCTTTGGTATGTTCGTGGTTTACCACTAGCAAACCGTGCTGCGAATTTTGGCTGCCAAGCGGTAACGGGATAAAACCGACAAAATCGTTGTTAAAACCAAACTGTAAATTTTGATTTTTCGCGCTCTGCTGCTGTGGATCAAACTCGGCCACTTGCTGAAAAATAGGATCACCCCAGCGCAATAGCACTTGATGAGAATAACCTTGCGGTACGTGTAAGTGCTGATCCAAACCTTGTGCCACTTCGTTAAACGTTAAGCGCAAAGGGCTGGCGACACGGGTTGGTTGGCTAAACACGCTGCTGCCACAAGCGGGTAATAAAGGCACCGTCGCGGCACTGGCCACTATGCCAGCGCCTTTTAAAAATTGGCGGCGTGATAAACGATCACGCACGACCTGCGCAAATATAGGCTTACTGTTGTATTTTAAATTGGGATCTGTCATTTTTTTACTCAGTCGTCATGCCTTGTTAAGGGTGACAATCGTTGATCTAAACCTAATAAGCCTAAGCGTTTAAGGAGCCTTGGCCGGCAAACCAAGCTGTTTTAATATGCTTGAAAATGCCACGTACTTAAAGTTTTGCGGCTGTACAGGCATTACGTTGCGGCCGTCTTGTACCACTAGCATTCCTTGACTAAATTCACCGCCAAAATTAGCGCTAGAAACGTCTAAGCCGTCGGTTTCAGAAGCACCATCTATGCCTTGGTATAAATTGGCTGTTACTCTAAACGAACCCAAATAAGAATAAGGTTGGCTGGCTTTAAATAAGGCATACGAGTCATTGCCTTGGCTCGACACCACTAAGTAACTGTTGTCGCCATTTTGATAAACCGCCAAACCTTCAATATCATCTTTCAGCCATTTGGCCGCCAAGCTCTTGTCGGTTAACTGAAATACTGAACGCAAAGGCATGGCGCGTTGCGGATCGATATGCGTTACCCATATGCCCATATCTTCCACCCCAACAAAGAGTTCACCTGTGGCTTGGTTAACATCACAACCTTCTGGCTGATCCGCCAATTTAAACTCGCGTACCAATTGGCCTTGCAAACCAGTTGAATCTTGGCTGATCGCATACTGTTGGTAGCGCCCGTCTTTATCATTAATTAATACGTAAGTTTGCTGTTGATACTGCGCCATACACAAACCGTAAACTTCGGGTAAATTGGTGGGTACCTGATCAAGTTCTGTTACTTGCTGACTGCGTTTATCAATGGCATACAAAGCAATGCTGTTGTGATCGCGCTGACTGGCACTCGCCAGTGCCACGTCTTGGCCATTTAGGGTAAAGCTGTCAACCAAATCAACATTGTTAATGCGGCCACTGGCAATAAACTGTAACTCTTGGCCTTGTAGATCGTATACACCTAAACCCGCTTGCTTATCTGTGCCTAGCACTAGGCTTTTTTGTGGCTGTTTAGGGTTAAACCAAATGGCGGGGTCGTCGGCCGCATCACCTAACTTAGCCACAGGCGTGGTTTCGACAAGCGCGGGGACTACTGCAAATTGGCGTAATTTAGCCGGTGTTTGCGCTTGACTGGTTTGCTGAATTAACTGTAAGCCAATGTCTTCGCCATAGTAGCCCAATTGCAATGTATCTTGTTGCCAAATACCGTCTAAAGCTTCAACTTCTGCACTGTTCAATGTTATGTGCTCAATGGCAGGTAAGCCTGACACTAACTTGTGTTGAGTTTTGACTCGCACAGCTTGCTTAGTGCCGGTTTGACTGACCAACACACTGCCATCGTCTAGCACGCTAATTTGCTCTATTTCTTGGCTTAATCGGCCAAAAGGCTGTAATAAACTCAAAGGCTGGCGATCGGGTTCGGCTTCGGCATGGGTCGAAAATTGCCAAATACCCACTAAAGCTTCAGCAATATAAATGGCTTGCTGGTTGTCATCTACGGCACAACTGGTAATGCCGTGGCTAATGGGTAACTCGCGGATCACTTTTTGTTGCGGTGCCAATGTGGCGGTGTCTAATACCCAACGTTGCTCAACAGGCATATCGGCTTTAATCAAAAAAGCATATAGGGCATTTTCACTGGTATTATGCTTTAAACACACGCCGTCCAAACCCGCTTGGCTTATCTTTTGACGACTCAATAAGCTAAATGTCTGACTTTGCCAATGAAAGCGATACAAGTCGAGTGCATTTTGTGCTTTGTTAACCGCCGCCACCACGCTAATACGCCCTTGGTCAGTTTGCCAAGTGCGCGCATCAATTTGCTCAAACTTACCCTTAACCTGTGCTATTGCCTGTTGCTGCTGATTGATAAGGTTAAGCCCTTGTGCCTCAGAACTAACCAGCCAGTGTTGATTGTCTAGCGCTTTCACGCTTTCAATATTACTTAGTGTAATAGGGGCTTTGGGGGCGCTACTGCCAGCGTAAGCCAGCGTGCTTGCACTTAAACTTAAGGATAATAAGCAAGCGATAGAAGAAAGTTTGCAAGATAAAGGCATTAGGATCATTCAACCTCAGTTAATCAGTCAGAAAAAACAGTGCGAAGCTGTCAAGGGTCAGCTTATTAAGCTAGTAATAAAGATGGCTCAGGCCGACGCCTAAACCATCGAATTAACAACTCAATAAAGCCGATTAAAATGAGTTATAGGTAAAGCCTAACTCGAACGTACTACCATAGGTTTCATACTGGTAGTTATACTGGCTCGCACCGTGATAGAAGTAATAAGGCTCATCCGTAATGTTGATAGCATTGAAGTAAACTAGGCTCGATTCACTCAGGTAAACCTTAAAGTTGAAGTCCAATTGCTGATGCGTATCTTCGTAAACATTCGCGTCGTTATCTTCTTCAACAAAGGCTTCTGATTTATGGCTTAACGTTAAACGCGTGCTGATAGTGTTGTTCTCGTAACCTAATGTGAAGTTAGCAACTGTGTCAGACTGACTTGGAATTTGCTCATCAGCATCGGTAAATGTGGCGTTTGCCGCTACCAATAATCCCAAGTCAAACTCTTTCGCCCAAGCAAGCTCGACACCACTAATAGAGGCTGAACCGCCATTAACTGGCTGGGTAACTTCTTCAAATTGATCCCATTGGCCGTTGTCTTCTACTTCGGCGGCTAAAATAAAGTTATCAATGTCTTTAATAAAGTAACCCGCCGATAACACGCCAATATGCCCTGGGTAGTATTCAACCGAGAAATCAATATTGGTTGATTCAAACGGATCTAAATTTGGATTACCCACTTCTGCAATCAATTCACCGTCATCATTTTCAATAATTTGGAATGCGGCTGAATCGCTAAAGCTAGGGCGAGCAATGGTTTTGGTATAGGCAAAACGCGTAACTAATTTATCGCTAACGTCGTAGCGAATATTTAGGCTTGGCAATAAGTGGCTGTATTCTTTGTCTACAACCCATGGTAAGGCCACAATATCTTCAACATCACCATCGCTGTCTGAATCTGTATAATCTGCCCCCACTTTGTTACCTTGGGTACTAAACTCGGTAGATTCGTAACGCAAACCAGCCACAACCTGCCATTGGT
This genomic window from Saccharobesus litoralis contains:
- a CDS encoding phytase codes for the protein MPLSCKLSSIACLLSLSLSASTLAYAGSSAPKAPITLSNIESVKALDNQHWLVSSEAQGLNLINQQQQAIAQVKGKFEQIDARTWQTDQGRISVVAAVNKAQNALDLYRFHWQSQTFSLLSRQKISQAGLDGVCLKHNTSENALYAFLIKADMPVEQRWVLDTATLAPQQKVIRELPISHGITSCAVDDNQQAIYIAEALVGIWQFSTHAEAEPDRQPLSLLQPFGRLSQEIEQISVLDDGSVLVSQTGTKQAVRVKTQHKLVSGLPAIEHITLNSAEVEALDGIWQQDTLQLGYYGEDIGLQLIQQTSQAQTPAKLRQFAVVPALVETTPVAKLGDAADDPAIWFNPKQPQKSLVLGTDKQAGLGVYDLQGQELQFIASGRINNVDLVDSFTLNGQDVALASASQRDHNSIALYAIDKRSQQVTELDQVPTNLPEVYGLCMAQYQQQTYVLINDKDGRYQQYAISQDSTGLQGQLVREFKLADQPEGCDVNQATGELFVGVEDMGIWVTHIDPQRAMPLRSVFQLTDKSLAAKWLKDDIEGLAVYQNGDNSYLVVSSQGNDSYALFKASQPYSYLGSFRVTANLYQGIDGASETDGLDVSSANFGGEFSQGMLVVQDGRNVMPVQPQNFKYVAFSSILKQLGLPAKAP
- a CDS encoding CcdB family protein, which produces MPQFSLYKNKDKATTRAYPYFVDVQSDLLSNLDTRIVIPLTPLELLEGAAPSHLCPIIHLEEGDFVILTQQATSVPTKILKEEVNDLSAFRNEIIAALDFLFTGI
- a CDS encoding PhoX family protein codes for the protein MTDPNLKYNSKPIFAQVVRDRLSRRQFLKGAGIVASAATVPLLPACGSSVFSQPTRVASPLRLTFNEVAQGLDQHLHVPQGYSHQVLLRWGDPIFQQVAEFDPQQQSAKNQNLQFGFNNDFVGFIPLPLGSQNSQHGLLVVNHEHTKAHLMHPGSPKDADLSLEQTKIDLAAHGLSVVEVKRQANGEWQLVKASRYNRRITAETPMQLSGWARGHQRMKTLYSKNGVDTWGTYGNCAGGVTPWGTVLTAEENINKYFKGDLDNCPEQENYRRFGFKGDVRKSWGLHFDRWDLDKNPQEGLHAGWIVEIDPFDAQSKPRKLTSLGRFKHEGCNVHINTDGRVVAYMGDDQKFEYVYRFISRDTYRAGNTAADRAFNLTLLDNGELSVAQFSEDGSLHWQPLVYGQGPLTPANGFHSQADIALDTRKAADLLAATPMDRPEDVEVNPVNGKVYVMLTKNDSRKPDQLNAPNPRAYNKAGQVVELIAPQGDHSASVFKWDLTLLAGNPKQTITNYHTATSDNGWLACPDNCAFDNLGHLWLSTDGAEDHGVADGLWAMPVDNPLHGLSKRFLRCPIGAELCGPFFTPDNTTLFCAIQHPGGDSTFDKPDTRWPDFADDMPCRPALVAIWKDDGGVVGS
- a CDS encoding type II toxin-antitoxin system CcdA family antitoxin — encoded protein: MRNVRSTQPAKKATNLSLNSELLAEAKRLNINLSATMEKALAREVKAKLRDEWINQNTEAVESCNKFTEEHGLFSDSYRKF
- a CDS encoding M48 family metallopeptidase, which encodes MPFDYLIKHSARRKTISVIVQKGQVRVLVPTWLPEADIRDMVHSKQAWIESKLAEQSDILAEQAHNEVISRDSQFLLFGEPIKLEVSLHSKTEFCFATQDNVLALFVSSRVNIDNQQAYLQKLLQDFYSQQLSSYLTSRLPELAAQMALSYRSWQVKNYKAKWGSCNSRQELAFNWRLAAMPEPVVDSVIIHELAHLKHLDHSRQFWRLVSRFDPQYKQHKQALKDLTVFCP